One window from the genome of Anopheles merus strain MAF chromosome 3R, AmerM5.1, whole genome shotgun sequence encodes:
- the LOC121596847 gene encoding restin homolog isoform X12, which produces MRRPSDSDYNKTHLPDQGAVLTADTDSFIIGQRVWVGGIRPGQIAYIGETHFAPGEWAGVVLDEPNGKNDGSVAGKRYFQCEAKKGVFSRLTRLTREPLANAGGGGGDSTASTPLDASFRSLTSPARSGTVSPTHSVQSYASKSPAMAGKAASLNVGDRVIVSSGFGSRPGMLKFIGETQFASGTWCGVQLDEASGKNDGTVDGVRYFECPAKYGIFVPIAKVTLSPSARKTSSRLSRANSKESLNSLATMSSIATTATSRLRMSAQRKSTVSAVPSTPKSSFSLQDVLREKQNHIEQLMQEREIDREETANQSIMYQKNIQQLKEKVTLLEKSLADEKRRNEDLQFSVDEATFCGEELNGKIQNSVRAQTQVFKEKIADLEAQLAAGGAAGTPNEPTQPGVPPEEINAVRAELNAEIDKLKAEILAKDQKLHLTEELKRSLENEIQNLHEKVADAERAAASKLSALTISEECLKEQINYLEHRVDEQSDQLTVKDAELEKLYLALKNAESEQEERLAALQDELRSKKDLLAERDQQVQLLEQTAEELRADVRQRDLKTVELESDLRAKLQEQGTSSSKLALKLSELEVALVEVNASKTHLERDLTNATQTIKVLEEDRSVKEKAAQEVQSKLTASEAALQTEIAARQEQESLAQKLQRDLQSLATSGESSAALLAAKQEELSNQAIQLQELEAEKVKVQQELTSLQQKFEQSRTEHEQLIAEVHALADAERNTIAELRKQLQTSEQENLAKDKQLEESEVLVSALQNELKELNVSKVSLNQELTAIKASFADKDGTLANILQEKTDLEKQLEESKQELASKVKQLEEDLRNRADTLRKELEMSASTAQQQLSAKQEEVTQLSQAREELQKQLEAAQQQMKDVSDKMKLAEDTIATQTNESQSLNQQLSSLRSELSSRDEQLAKLNASLTESVAREEAGGKKLGEAVEQYGKLEIEHADLRRKMDALEQKSAQVQQQKLDLERELDLQRSSTLDSNSELAKLTDELKAKQRALDELRDSYDTLKIETERRADESAQAHAALQEQVERVRQEMQQISDQKIIQENELNTELRKIKELAEQEQDNLVRTIAELKVSFEQERQRIDSEHVVELAKSVSEREQQMAAMKSELEGALGELKAQLEDTRTESKKLQELNETAVRAAKEQEESLQKQLQQSREESSTLQQRLDELRQSMEQGSQDLTVQIDQKAQRIVELEQELDEQRTLQQKRSAEVAEMVAKLEENGKSYAEMLQQLQESYTQIEALKKAKSESEEACQQVQQRLQDLNSSYSEMEEEQVDLVSREETLRKELAQLQEQMQQAAGEQKERYDAVVSKNEELLKQLESTSSAKGATETELIALKQELETKSTSLGELHAKVEELNAQLQTKATLEQQVQSLEQSVSAKDASILDLSGKVEHLQKQITSSDAKIVEKEEELKQLQTASATKETQLKDLQQQLEAMQKTLTDSTELSKRTAAETSELLAALEKSRTTVKEQEDRQKEQQRRIAELETKLAAQATQFDKLLDRKKSAETEYSHRTHDLSQKLLELESAKKQEIDELQQRLDELMQRVETQVSEAAQTVSSKRAVEKRQHELECAKKDLELRETELQLANRRLEKDNEQLRSQLVLKESELTKLAKAATAAATAADNSGSVPNRGVSVTSESKEDDSGAQIDFLNSIIVDMQRKNEKLTLRIQALESTSADSHNMSFDIQKRKPAPRVFCDICDEFDLHETEDCPKQCSDSPPESLKHPSDGKERKVPPPRKYCESCEVFGHEIGECPDDETY; this is translated from the exons ATGAGACGACCGAGCGATTCCGACTATAACAAAACACATCTGCCAG ATCAGGGCGCAGTGCTGACGGCGGACACGGACAGCTTCATCATCGGGCAGCGCGTCTGGGTCGGCGGCATCCGCCCGGGCCAGATTGCGTACATCGGCGAGACACACTTTGCGCCGGGCGAATGGGCCGGCGTCGTGCTGGACGAGCCGAACGGCAAGAACGATGGGTCGGTCGCCGGCAAGCGCTACTTCCAGTGCGAAGCGAAGAAGGGCGTCTTTTCGCGCCTGACGCGCCTAACGCGCGAACCGCTGGCGAATgcgggcggtggcggcggtgacTCGACCGCCTCCACGCCGCTCGATGCGAGCTTCCGGTCGCTGACGTCACCGGCCCGGTCCGGCACCGTTTCGCCCACGCACAGCGTCCAGAGCTATGCCAGCAAATCGCCAGCGATGGCCGGAA AGGCCGCCTCACTGAACGTCGGCGACCGGGTGATCGTCTCGTCCGGGTTCGGGTCGCGCCCGGGCATGCTGAAGTTTATCGGCGAAACGCAGTTCGCCAGCGGCACCTGGTGCGGCGTCCAGCTGGACGAGGCGAGCGGCAAGAACGACGGCACGGTGGACGGTGTCAG ATACTTCGAGTGTCCGGCCAAGTACGGCATCTTTGTGCCGATTGCCAAGGTGACGCTGTCGCCGTCGGCCCGCAAAACCTCATCCCGGCTGTCCCGGGCCAACTCGAAGGAGTCGCTCAACTCGCTGGCCACGATGAGCTCGATCGCGACCACGGCCACCTCCCGGCTCCGGATGAGCGCACAG AGGAAATCCACGGTCAGCGCTGTGCCCTCGACACCGAAATCTTCCTTTTCGCTTCAG GATGTCCTACGGGAGAAACAGAATCACATCGAGCAGCTAATGCAGGAGCGGGAAATCGATCGCGAGGAAACAGCCAACCAATCGATTATGTACCAGAAGAACATCCAACAG CTGAAGGAAAAGGTGACCCTGCTGGAAAAATCGCTCGCCGACGAGAAGCGCCGCAACGAGGACCTACAGTTCAGCGTGGACGAAGCAACGTTCTGCGGCGAAGAGCTAAAC ggaaaaattcaaaattcagTACGC GCTCAAACACAAGTGTTCAAAGAAAAAATAGCCGATTTGGAGGCACAGCTGGCGGCTGGCGGAGCTGCAGGAACGCCCAACGAGCCAACACAGCCAGGAGTACCACCAGAAGAAATCAACG CCGTTCGGGCAGAGCTGAACGCCGAAATCGATAAGCTGAAGGCGGAAATACTTGCCAAGGATCAGAAGCTGCATCTGACTGAAGAGTTGAAGCGTTCGCTCGAGAACGAGATCCAGAACCTGCACGAGAAGGTGGCCGATGCGGAGCGAGCCGCTGCCAGCAAACTCTCCGCACTCACGATCAGCGAAGAGTGCCTGAAGGAGCAGATCAACTACCTCGAGCACCGGGTGGACGAGCAGAGCGACCAGCTCACGGTGAAGGATGCCGAGCTGGAGAAACTGTATCTGGCGCTCAAGAATGCCGAAAGTGAGCAGGAAGAGCGGCTGGCCGCCCTGCAGGATGAGTTGCGCTCCAAGAAGGATCTGCTGGCCGAGCGGGACCAACAAGTGCAGCTGCTCGAGCAAACGGCGGAGGAGCTGCGGGCCGATGTGCGGCAGCGCGACCTGAAGACGGTGGAGCTGGAAAGTGACCTTAGGGCGAAGCTACAGGAACAGGGTACCTCCAGCAGCAAGTTGGCGTTGAAGCTGTCCGAGCTGGAGGTGGCGCTTGTGGAGGTGAATGCTTCCAAGACCCACCTCGAGCGGGACCTCACGAACGCAACGCAGACAATCAAGGTGCTTGAGGAGGACCGCAGTGTGAAGGAAAAGGCGGCCCAGGAAGTGCAATCGAAGCTAACTGCGAGTGAAGCGGCACTGCAGACGGAAATCGCTGCACGACAGGAGCAAGAATCGCTGGCGCAAAAGCTGCAGCGCGATCTGCAATCGCTTGCAACAAGCGGTGAGAGTAGTGCGGCACTGCTGGCCGCAAAGCAGGAGGAACTGTCCAATCAGGCCATACAGCTGCAAGAGCTCGAGGCGGAGAAGGTCAAGGTGCAGCAGGAGCTGACCTCACTGCAGCAAAAGTTCGAACAATCGCGCACCGAGCATGAGCAGCTGATAGCGGAGGTGCATGCTCTTGCCGATGCGGAACGGAACACTATTGCCGAGCTGCGCAAGCAATTGCAAACTTCAGAACAGGAAAACCTTGCCAAAGACAAACAGCTGGAGGAGAGCGAGGTGCTCGTGAGTGCGCTCCAGAACGAGCTGAAGGAACTGAACGTCTCCAAGGTCAGCCTAAACCAGGAGCTGACGGCAATAAAGGCCAGCTTTGCGGACAAGGACGGTACGCTGGCGAACATCTTGCAAGAGAAGACAGATTTGGAGAAGCAGCTGGAAGAAAGTAAACAGGAGCTGGCATCGAAGGTGAAGCAGCTTGAGGAGGATCTGCGCAATCGTGCAGATACTTTGCGTAAAGAGCTCGAGATGAGTGCGTCAACTGCGCAACAGCAGCTGAGCGCAAAACAGGAAGAGGTAACGCAGCTGTCGCAGGCTAGAGAAGAGCTTCAGAAGCAACTCGAAGCTGCACAGCAGCAGATGAAGGATGTATCCGATAAGATGAAGCTGGCAGAAGACACGATTGCGACCCAAACGAACGAATCGCAATCCCTCAACCAGCAGCTCTCCTCTCTTCGCTCCGAGTTGAGTTCGAGGGATGAGCAGCTCGCCAAGCTCAACGCTTCTCTCACCGAAAGTGTGGCCCGCGAGGAAGCAGGTGGAAAGAAATTGGGCGAAGCGGTAGAGCAGTACGGCAAGCTTGAAATCGAACACGCCGACCTGCGTCGAAAGATGGACGCGCTGGAGCAAAAGTCCGCTCAGGTCCAACAGCAGAAGCTGGACCTCGAGCGGGAGCTCGATTTGCAACGCTCCAGCACGctcgactccaactccgagcTGGCAAAGCTCACGGACGAGCTGAAGGCGAAGCAGCGCGCACTGGACGAGCTGCGCGATAGTTACGATACGCTGAAAATTGAAACCGAACGGCGGGCGGATGAGAGTGCCCAGGCGCACGCAGCACTACAGGAGCAGGTGGAACGCGTGCGGCAAGAGATGCAGCAAATTTCCGACCAGAAGATCATCCAGGAGAACGAGCTCAACACGGAGCTGCGCAAGATTAAAGAGCTGGCCGAGCAGGAGCAGGACAATCTGGTGCGCACGATAGCGGAGTTGAAGGTGAGCTTCGAGCAGGAGCGACAACGCATTGACAGTGAGCATGTGGTCGAGCTGGCAAAGAGCGTGTCGGAGCGCGAGCAGCAAATGGCAGCTATGAAGAGTGAGCTTGAGGGCGCTCTCGGAGAGCTAAAGGCACAGCTCGAGGACACACGAACTGAGAGCAAAAAGCTACAAGAACTCAACGAAACTGCTGTTCGTGCTGCAAAGGAGCAGGAAGAGTCGCTTCAAAAGCAGCTACAGCAGAGCCGGGAAGAGTCCAGCACGCTGCAGCAACGGCTGGACGAGCTGCGGCAGTCGATGGAACAGGGCAGCCAGGACCTCACCGTACAGATCGACCAGAAAGCTCAGCGTATCGTTGAGCTCGAGCAGGAGCTGGACGAGCAGCGAACTCTGCAGCAGAAACGATCGGCCGAAGTGGCTGAGATGGTCGCAAAGCTCGAGGAAAACGGCAAATCGTATGCGGAAATGTTGCAACAGCTTCAAGAAAGCTACACCCAAATTGAAGCGCTGAAAAAGGCAAAATCGGAATCGGAGGAAGCTTGCCAGCAAGTGCAACAGCGGTTGCAAGACCTGAACAGCTCGTACAGCGAGATGGAAGAGGAGCAGGTCGATCTCGTGAGTCGCGAGGAGACATTGCGCAAGGAGCTGGCGCAGCTGCAAGAACAGATGCAGCAGGCTGCGGGCGAGCAGAAGGAACGGTATGATGCGGTTGTAAGCAAAAACGAGGAGCTGTTGAAACAGCTCGAGTCTACCTCTTCGGCCAAGGGAGCCACAGAAACTGAGCTTATTGCGCTCAAACAAGAGCTTGAGACCAAATCCACCTCTCTGGGTGAGCTGCACGCAAAGGTTGAGGAACTAAACGCTCAGTTGCAAACGAAGGCAACGCTGGAGCAACAGGTACAAAGTCTGGAGCAATCGGTTTCTGCCAAAGATGCGTCTATACTCGACCTTTCCGGCAAGGTGGAACACCTACAAAAGCAAATCACATCGAGCGATGCCAAAATTGttgaaaaagaggaagaacTTAAGCAGCTCCAGACAGCAAGTGCTACCAAGGAGACACAGCTAAAAGATCTACAGCAACAGCTAGAAGCGATGCAGAAAACTCTCACCGACAGCACAGAGCTCAGCAAACGCACCGCCGCAGAAACGAGCGAGCTGCTGGCAGCGCTGGAAAAGTCCCGCACCACCGTAAAAGAGCAGGAAGACCGACAgaaggagcagcagcggcgtaTCGCCGAACTGGAAACCAAGCTCGCCGCGCAAGCGACCCAGTTCGATAAGCTGCTCGATCGGAAGAAATCCGCCGAAACGGAGTACTCGCACCGTACGCACGACCTTTCCCAGAagctgctcgagctggagAGTGCCAAAAAGCAGGAGATCGACGAGCTGCAGCAACGGCTGGACGAGCTGATGCAGCGCGTCGAAACGCAGGTGTCCGAAGCGGCTCAAACCGTCAGCAGCAAGCGGGCGGTGGAGAAGCGCCAGCATGAGCTCGAGTGCGCCAAGAAGGATCTGGAGCTGCGCGAAACCGAACTGCAGCTGGCGAACCGTCGGCTCGAGAAGGACAACGAGCAGCTTCGCTCGCAGCTCGTCCTGAAGGAGAGTGAGCTGACGAAGCTGGCAAAGGCGGCCACTGCCGCAGCAACGGCAGCCGACAATTCTGGCAGCGTTCCGAACCGGGGGGTTAGCGTCACGAGCGAGTCTAAGGAAGACGATTCCGGAGCACAGATCGATTTCCTCAACTCGATCATCGTTGATATGCAGCGAAAGAATGAGAAGCTAACGCTGCGGATACAGGCGCTCGAGTCGACCAGTGCGGATAG TCACAACATGAGCTTTGATATTCAGAAACGTAAGCCGGCGCCGCGCGTGTTCTGTGACATCTGCGACGAGTTTGATCTGCACGAAACCGAGGACTGCCCGAAGCAGTGCTCCGACAGTCCGCCGGAATCGCTGAAGCATCCCTCGGACGGCAAGGAGCGCAAGGTGCCACCGCCAAGGAAGTACTGCGAAAGCTGCGAAG TGTTTGGTCATGAAATTGGCGAGTGTCCGGACGACGAGACGTACTAA
- the LOC121596847 gene encoding restin homolog isoform X10, with the protein MRRPSDSDYNKTHLPDVDEESETDLAFERPISARSSHSPDSGFRSSRSDRKTSSASTGSDVYWEATGRRRSSDQGAVLTADTDSFIIGQRVWVGGIRPGQIAYIGETHFAPGEWAGVVLDEPNGKNDGSVAGKRYFQCEAKKGVFSRLTRLTREPLANAGGGGGDSTASTPLDASFRSLTSPARSGTVSPTHSVQSYASKSPAMAGKAASLNVGDRVIVSSGFGSRPGMLKFIGETQFASGTWCGVQLDEASGKNDGTVDGVRYFECPAKYGIFVPIAKVTLSPSARKTSSRLSRANSKESLNSLATMSSIATTATSRLRMSAQRKSTVSAVPSTPKSSFSLQDVLREKQNHIEQLMQEREIDREETANQSIMYQKNIQQLKEKVTLLEKSLADEKRRNEDLQFSVDEATFCGEELNGKIQNSVRAQTQVFKEKIADLEAQLAAGGAAGTPNEPTQPGVPPEEINAVRAELNAEIDKLKAEILAKDQKLHLTEELKRSLENEIQNLHEKVADAERAAASKLSALTISEECLKEQINYLEHRVDEQSDQLTVKDAELEKLYLALKNAESEQEERLAALQDELRSKKDLLAERDQQVQLLEQTAEELRADVRQRDLKTVELESDLRAKLQEQGTSSSKLALKLSELEVALVEVNASKTHLERDLTNATQTIKVLEEDRSVKEKAAQEVQSKLTASEAALQTEIAARQEQESLAQKLQRDLQSLATSGESSAALLAAKQEELSNQAIQLQELEAEKVKVQQELTSLQQKFEQSRTEHEQLIAEVHALADAERNTIAELRKQLQTSEQENLAKDKQLEESEVLVSALQNELKELNVSKVSLNQELTAIKASFADKDGTLANILQEKTDLEKQLEESKQELASKVKQLEEDLRNRADTLRKELEMSASTAQQQLSAKQEEVTQLSQAREELQKQLEAAQQQMKDVSDKMKLAEDTIATQTNESQSLNQQLSSLRSELSSRDEQLAKLNASLTESVAREEAGGKKLGEAVEQYGKLEIEHADLRRKMDALEQKSAQVQQQKLDLERELDLQRSSTLDSNSELAKLTDELKAKQRALDELRDSYDTLKIETERRADESAQAHAALQEQVERVRQEMQQISDQKIIQENELNTELRKIKELAEQEQDNLVRTIAELKVSFEQERQRIDSEHVVELAKSVSEREQQMAAMKSELEGALGELKAQLEDTRTESKKLQELNETAVRAAKEQEESLQKQLQQSREESSTLQQRLDELRQSMEQGSQDLTVQIDQKAQRIVELEQELDEQRTLQQKRSAEVAEMVAKLEENGKSYAEMLQQLQESYTQIEALKKAKSESEEACQQVQQRLQDLNSSYSEMEEEQVDLVSREETLRKELAQLQEQMQQAAGEQKERYDAVVSKNEELLKQLESTSSAKGATETELIALKQELETKSTSLGELHAKVEELNAQLQTKATLEQQVQSLEQSVSAKDASILDLSGKVEHLQKQITSSDAKIVEKEEELKQLQTASATKETQLKDLQQQLEAMQKTLTDSTELSKRTAAETSELLAALEKSRTTVKEQEDRQKEQQRRIAELETKLAAQATQFDKLLDRKKSAETEYSHRTHDLSQKLLELESAKKQEIDELQQRLDELMQRVETQVSEAAQTVSSKRAVEKRQHELECAKKDLELRETELQLANRRLEKDNEQLRSQLVLKESELTKLAKAATAAATAADNSGSVPNRGVSVTSESKEDDSGAQIDFLNSIIVDMQRKNEKLTLRIQALESTSADSHNMSFDIQKRKPAPRVFCDICDEFDLHETEDCPKQCSDSPPESLKHPSDGKERKVPPPRKYCESCEVFGHEIGECPDDETY; encoded by the exons ATGAGACGACCGAGCGATTCCGACTATAACAAAACACATCTGCCAG ATGTGGACGAAGAAAGCGAAACCGATCTGGCGTTCGAGCGGCCCATCTCCGCCAGATCGTCCCACTCGCCGGACTCTGGGTTCCGGAGCAGTCGCTCCGATCGTAAGACTTCCA GCGCCTCCACCGGCTCCGACGTGTACTGGGAGGCCACCGGAAGGCGTAGAAGCTCAG ATCAGGGCGCAGTGCTGACGGCGGACACGGACAGCTTCATCATCGGGCAGCGCGTCTGGGTCGGCGGCATCCGCCCGGGCCAGATTGCGTACATCGGCGAGACACACTTTGCGCCGGGCGAATGGGCCGGCGTCGTGCTGGACGAGCCGAACGGCAAGAACGATGGGTCGGTCGCCGGCAAGCGCTACTTCCAGTGCGAAGCGAAGAAGGGCGTCTTTTCGCGCCTGACGCGCCTAACGCGCGAACCGCTGGCGAATgcgggcggtggcggcggtgacTCGACCGCCTCCACGCCGCTCGATGCGAGCTTCCGGTCGCTGACGTCACCGGCCCGGTCCGGCACCGTTTCGCCCACGCACAGCGTCCAGAGCTATGCCAGCAAATCGCCAGCGATGGCCGGAA AGGCCGCCTCACTGAACGTCGGCGACCGGGTGATCGTCTCGTCCGGGTTCGGGTCGCGCCCGGGCATGCTGAAGTTTATCGGCGAAACGCAGTTCGCCAGCGGCACCTGGTGCGGCGTCCAGCTGGACGAGGCGAGCGGCAAGAACGACGGCACGGTGGACGGTGTCAG ATACTTCGAGTGTCCGGCCAAGTACGGCATCTTTGTGCCGATTGCCAAGGTGACGCTGTCGCCGTCGGCCCGCAAAACCTCATCCCGGCTGTCCCGGGCCAACTCGAAGGAGTCGCTCAACTCGCTGGCCACGATGAGCTCGATCGCGACCACGGCCACCTCCCGGCTCCGGATGAGCGCACAG AGGAAATCCACGGTCAGCGCTGTGCCCTCGACACCGAAATCTTCCTTTTCGCTTCAG GATGTCCTACGGGAGAAACAGAATCACATCGAGCAGCTAATGCAGGAGCGGGAAATCGATCGCGAGGAAACAGCCAACCAATCGATTATGTACCAGAAGAACATCCAACAG CTGAAGGAAAAGGTGACCCTGCTGGAAAAATCGCTCGCCGACGAGAAGCGCCGCAACGAGGACCTACAGTTCAGCGTGGACGAAGCAACGTTCTGCGGCGAAGAGCTAAAC ggaaaaattcaaaattcagTACGC GCTCAAACACAAGTGTTCAAAGAAAAAATAGCCGATTTGGAGGCACAGCTGGCGGCTGGCGGAGCTGCAGGAACGCCCAACGAGCCAACACAGCCAGGAGTACCACCAGAAGAAATCAACG CCGTTCGGGCAGAGCTGAACGCCGAAATCGATAAGCTGAAGGCGGAAATACTTGCCAAGGATCAGAAGCTGCATCTGACTGAAGAGTTGAAGCGTTCGCTCGAGAACGAGATCCAGAACCTGCACGAGAAGGTGGCCGATGCGGAGCGAGCCGCTGCCAGCAAACTCTCCGCACTCACGATCAGCGAAGAGTGCCTGAAGGAGCAGATCAACTACCTCGAGCACCGGGTGGACGAGCAGAGCGACCAGCTCACGGTGAAGGATGCCGAGCTGGAGAAACTGTATCTGGCGCTCAAGAATGCCGAAAGTGAGCAGGAAGAGCGGCTGGCCGCCCTGCAGGATGAGTTGCGCTCCAAGAAGGATCTGCTGGCCGAGCGGGACCAACAAGTGCAGCTGCTCGAGCAAACGGCGGAGGAGCTGCGGGCCGATGTGCGGCAGCGCGACCTGAAGACGGTGGAGCTGGAAAGTGACCTTAGGGCGAAGCTACAGGAACAGGGTACCTCCAGCAGCAAGTTGGCGTTGAAGCTGTCCGAGCTGGAGGTGGCGCTTGTGGAGGTGAATGCTTCCAAGACCCACCTCGAGCGGGACCTCACGAACGCAACGCAGACAATCAAGGTGCTTGAGGAGGACCGCAGTGTGAAGGAAAAGGCGGCCCAGGAAGTGCAATCGAAGCTAACTGCGAGTGAAGCGGCACTGCAGACGGAAATCGCTGCACGACAGGAGCAAGAATCGCTGGCGCAAAAGCTGCAGCGCGATCTGCAATCGCTTGCAACAAGCGGTGAGAGTAGTGCGGCACTGCTGGCCGCAAAGCAGGAGGAACTGTCCAATCAGGCCATACAGCTGCAAGAGCTCGAGGCGGAGAAGGTCAAGGTGCAGCAGGAGCTGACCTCACTGCAGCAAAAGTTCGAACAATCGCGCACCGAGCATGAGCAGCTGATAGCGGAGGTGCATGCTCTTGCCGATGCGGAACGGAACACTATTGCCGAGCTGCGCAAGCAATTGCAAACTTCAGAACAGGAAAACCTTGCCAAAGACAAACAGCTGGAGGAGAGCGAGGTGCTCGTGAGTGCGCTCCAGAACGAGCTGAAGGAACTGAACGTCTCCAAGGTCAGCCTAAACCAGGAGCTGACGGCAATAAAGGCCAGCTTTGCGGACAAGGACGGTACGCTGGCGAACATCTTGCAAGAGAAGACAGATTTGGAGAAGCAGCTGGAAGAAAGTAAACAGGAGCTGGCATCGAAGGTGAAGCAGCTTGAGGAGGATCTGCGCAATCGTGCAGATACTTTGCGTAAAGAGCTCGAGATGAGTGCGTCAACTGCGCAACAGCAGCTGAGCGCAAAACAGGAAGAGGTAACGCAGCTGTCGCAGGCTAGAGAAGAGCTTCAGAAGCAACTCGAAGCTGCACAGCAGCAGATGAAGGATGTATCCGATAAGATGAAGCTGGCAGAAGACACGATTGCGACCCAAACGAACGAATCGCAATCCCTCAACCAGCAGCTCTCCTCTCTTCGCTCCGAGTTGAGTTCGAGGGATGAGCAGCTCGCCAAGCTCAACGCTTCTCTCACCGAAAGTGTGGCCCGCGAGGAAGCAGGTGGAAAGAAATTGGGCGAAGCGGTAGAGCAGTACGGCAAGCTTGAAATCGAACACGCCGACCTGCGTCGAAAGATGGACGCGCTGGAGCAAAAGTCCGCTCAGGTCCAACAGCAGAAGCTGGACCTCGAGCGGGAGCTCGATTTGCAACGCTCCAGCACGctcgactccaactccgagcTGGCAAAGCTCACGGACGAGCTGAAGGCGAAGCAGCGCGCACTGGACGAGCTGCGCGATAGTTACGATACGCTGAAAATTGAAACCGAACGGCGGGCGGATGAGAGTGCCCAGGCGCACGCAGCACTACAGGAGCAGGTGGAACGCGTGCGGCAAGAGATGCAGCAAATTTCCGACCAGAAGATCATCCAGGAGAACGAGCTCAACACGGAGCTGCGCAAGATTAAAGAGCTGGCCGAGCAGGAGCAGGACAATCTGGTGCGCACGATAGCGGAGTTGAAGGTGAGCTTCGAGCAGGAGCGACAACGCATTGACAGTGAGCATGTGGTCGAGCTGGCAAAGAGCGTGTCGGAGCGCGAGCAGCAAATGGCAGCTATGAAGAGTGAGCTTGAGGGCGCTCTCGGAGAGCTAAAGGCACAGCTCGAGGACACACGAACTGAGAGCAAAAAGCTACAAGAACTCAACGAAACTGCTGTTCGTGCTGCAAAGGAGCAGGAAGAGTCGCTTCAAAAGCAGCTACAGCAGAGCCGGGAAGAGTCCAGCACGCTGCAGCAACGGCTGGACGAGCTGCGGCAGTCGATGGAACAGGGCAGCCAGGACCTCACCGTACAGATCGACCAGAAAGCTCAGCGTATCGTTGAGCTCGAGCAGGAGCTGGACGAGCAGCGAACTCTGCAGCAGAAACGATCGGCCGAAGTGGCTGAGATGGTCGCAAAGCTCGAGGAAAACGGCAAATCGTATGCGGAAATGTTGCAACAGCTTCAAGAAAGCTACACCCAAATTGAAGCGCTGAAAAAGGCAAAATCGGAATCGGAGGAAGCTTGCCAGCAAGTGCAACAGCGGTTGCAAGACCTGAACAGCTCGTACAGCGAGATGGAAGAGGAGCAGGTCGATCTCGTGAGTCGCGAGGAGACATTGCGCAAGGAGCTGGCGCAGCTGCAAGAACAGATGCAGCAGGCTGCGGGCGAGCAGAAGGAACGGTATGATGCGGTTGTAAGCAAAAACGAGGAGCTGTTGAAACAGCTCGAGTCTACCTCTTCGGCCAAGGGAGCCACAGAAACTGAGCTTATTGCGCTCAAACAAGAGCTTGAGACCAAATCCACCTCTCTGGGTGAGCTGCACGCAAAGGTTGAGGAACTAAACGCTCAGTTGCAAACGAAGGCAACGCTGGAGCAACAGGTACAAAGTCTGGAGCAATCGGTTTCTGCCAAAGATGCGTCTATACTCGACCTTTCCGGCAAGGTGGAACACCTACAAAAGCAAATCACATCGAGCGATGCCAAAATTGttgaaaaagaggaagaacTTAAGCAGCTCCAGACAGCAAGTGCTACCAAGGAGACACAGCTAAAAGATCTACAGCAACAGCTAGAAGCGATGCAGAAAACTCTCACCGACAGCACAGAGCTCAGCAAACGCACCGCCGCAGAAACGAGCGAGCTGCTGGCAGCGCTGGAAAAGTCCCGCACCACCGTAAAAGAGCAGGAAGACCGACAgaaggagcagcagcggcgtaTCGCCGAACTGGAAACCAAGCTCGCCGCGCAAGCGACCCAGTTCGATAAGCTGCTCGATCGGAAGAAATCCGCCGAAACGGAGTACTCGCACCGTACGCACGACCTTTCCCAGAagctgctcgagctggagAGTGCCAAAAAGCAGGAGATCGACGAGCTGCAGCAACGGCTGGACGAGCTGATGCAGCGCGTCGAAACGCAGGTGTCCGAAGCGGCTCAAACCGTCAGCAGCAAGCGGGCGGTGGAGAAGCGCCAGCATGAGCTCGAGTGCGCCAAGAAGGATCTGGAGCTGCGCGAAACCGAACTGCAGCTGGCGAACCGTCGGCTCGAGAAGGACAACGAGCAGCTTCGCTCGCAGCTCGTCCTGAAGGAGAGTGAGCTGACGAAGCTGGCAAAGGCGGCCACTGCCGCAGCAACGGCAGCCGACAATTCTGGCAGCGTTCCGAACCGGGGGGTTAGCGTCACGAGCGAGTCTAAGGAAGACGATTCCGGAGCACAGATCGATTTCCTCAACTCGATCATCGTTGATATGCAGCGAAAGAATGAGAAGCTAACGCTGCGGATACAGGCGCTCGAGTCGACCAGTGCGGATAG TCACAACATGAGCTTTGATATTCAGAAACGTAAGCCGGCGCCGCGCGTGTTCTGTGACATCTGCGACGAGTTTGATCTGCACGAAACCGAGGACTGCCCGAAGCAGTGCTCCGACAGTCCGCCGGAATCGCTGAAGCATCCCTCGGACGGCAAGGAGCGCAAGGTGCCACCGCCAAGGAAGTACTGCGAAAGCTGCGAAG TGTTTGGTCATGAAATTGGCGAGTGTCCGGACGACGAGACGTACTAA